In Salmonella enterica subsp. enterica serovar Typhimurium str. LT2, a single window of DNA contains:
- the fabB gene encoding 3-oxoacyl-[acyl-carrier-protein] synthase I (similar to E. coli 3-oxoacyl-[acyl-carrier-protein] synthase I (AAC75383.1); Blastp hit to AAC75383.1 (406 aa), 96% identity in aa 1 - 404), with protein MKRAVITGLGIVSSIGNNQQEVLASLREGRSGITFSQELKDAGMRSQVWGNVKLDTTGLIDRKVVRFMSDASIYAYLSMEQAVADAGLAPEVYQNNPRVGLIAGSGGGSPKFQVFGADAMRSPRGLKAVGPYVVTKAMASGVSACLATPFKIYGVNYSISSACATSAHCIGNAVEQIQLGKQDIVFAGGGEELCWEMACEFDAMGALSTKYNDTPEKASRTYDAHRDGFVIAGGGGMVVVEELEHALARGAHIYAEIVGYGATSDGADMVAPSGEGAVRCMQMAMHGVDTPIDYLNSHGTSTPVGDVKELGAIREVFGDNSPAISATKAMTGHSLGAAGVQEAIYSLLMLEHGFIAPSINIEELDEQAAGLNIVTETTERELTTVMSNSFGFGGTNATLVMRKL; from the coding sequence ATGAAACGTGCAGTGATTACTGGCCTGGGCATCGTTTCCAGCATCGGTAATAACCAGCAGGAAGTCCTGGCATCTCTGCGTGAAGGACGTTCAGGGATCACTTTCTCTCAGGAGCTGAAGGACGCCGGCATGCGTAGCCAGGTATGGGGCAACGTAAAACTGGATACCACTGGCCTCATTGACCGCAAAGTCGTGCGCTTTATGAGCGACGCCTCCATCTATGCTTATCTGTCTATGGAGCAGGCAGTGGCCGACGCCGGTCTGGCGCCGGAAGTCTATCAGAATAACCCGCGTGTCGGCCTGATTGCAGGTTCCGGCGGCGGCTCCCCGAAATTCCAGGTCTTTGGCGCAGACGCCATGCGTAGCCCGCGTGGTTTGAAAGCCGTGGGCCCGTATGTGGTGACGAAAGCAATGGCATCCGGCGTTTCCGCCTGCCTCGCTACGCCGTTTAAAATTTATGGCGTGAACTACTCCATTAGCTCCGCTTGCGCGACCTCCGCACACTGTATCGGCAATGCGGTTGAACAGATCCAACTGGGCAAACAGGACATCGTTTTTGCTGGCGGCGGCGAAGAGCTGTGCTGGGAAATGGCCTGTGAGTTCGACGCGATGGGCGCACTGTCCACCAAATATAACGATACGCCTGAAAAAGCGTCCCGTACCTATGATGCGCACCGTGATGGGTTTGTCATCGCGGGCGGTGGCGGTATGGTTGTTGTCGAAGAGCTGGAGCACGCTCTGGCGCGCGGCGCGCATATCTATGCGGAAATCGTCGGCTATGGCGCAACATCCGATGGCGCAGACATGGTTGCTCCGTCTGGTGAAGGCGCAGTACGTTGCATGCAGATGGCGATGCACGGCGTAGACACGCCGATCGACTACCTGAACTCTCACGGTACCTCTACTCCGGTAGGCGACGTGAAAGAACTCGGTGCAATCCGTGAAGTGTTTGGCGATAACAGCCCGGCTATCTCCGCGACCAAAGCGATGACCGGCCACTCGCTGGGTGCGGCTGGCGTGCAGGAAGCCATCTACTCTCTGCTGATGCTGGAGCACGGTTTTATCGCGCCGAGCATCAACATCGAAGAGCTGGATGAGCAGGCTGCGGGTCTGAACATCGTGACCGAAACGACCGAGCGTGAACTGACTACCGTAATGTCTAACAGCTTCGGTTTTGGCGGCACCAACGCCACGCTGGTGATGCGTAAGTTGTAA